In a genomic window of Myotis daubentonii chromosome 18, mMyoDau2.1, whole genome shotgun sequence:
- the BGLAP gene encoding osteocalcin: MRARMLTLLALAALCLASQTDAKPSGAESDRGAAFVSKQEGSEVVKRLRRYLDPGLGAPAPAPYPDPLEPKREVCELNPDCDELADHIGFQEAYRRFYGIA, encoded by the exons ATGCGGGCCCGCATGCTCACCCTGCTGGCCCTGGCCGCACTCTGCCTCGCTAGCCAGACAG ATGCAAAGCCCAGTGGTGCAGAGTCTGACAGAGGAGCAG CCTTTGTGTCCAAGCAGGAGGGCAGTGAGGTGGTGAAGAGACTGCGGCGCTACCTGGATCCCGGGCTGGG agccccagccccagccccctacCCAGATCCCCTGGAGCCCAAGAGGGAGGTGTGTGAGCTCAACCCGGATTGCGACGAACTGGCTGACCACATCGGCTTCCAAGAGGCCTACCGGCGCTTCTACGGCATAGCCTAG
- the PAQR6 gene encoding membrane progestin receptor delta gives MLSLKLPQLLQVHQVPRVFWEDGIVSGYRRPTSSALDCVLSSFQMTNETVNIWTHFLPTWYFLWRLLVLAGGPGFRAEPYHWPLLVFLLPTCLYPFASCCAHTFSSMSPRARHICYFLDYGALSLYSLGCAFPYAAYSMPASWLHGRLHQLFVPAAALNSFLCTGLSCYSRFRELESPGLSKILRTGAFAYPFLFDNLPLFYRLGLCWGRGHSCGQEALSTNHGYHLLCALLTGFLFASHLPERLAPGRFDYIGHSHQLFHVCAVLGTHFQLEAVLADMESRQAWLATQATPLGLAGTVATLGLAVAGNLLIIAAFTASLFRAPSTCPLLQGGPPEGGTNAKQQ, from the exons ATGCTCAGTCTCAAGCTACCCCAACTCCTTCAAGTCCACCAGGTCCCCCGG gtgtTCTGGGAAGACGGCATCGTGTCTGGCTACCGCCGCCCCACCAGCTCGGCCTTGGACTGTGTCCTCAGCTCCTTCCAGATGACCAACGAGACTGTCAACATCTGGACTCACTTCCTGCCCACCTG GTATTTCCTGTGGCGTCTGCTCGTGCTCGCGGGAGGCCCTGGCTTCCGGGCGGAGCCCTACCACTGGCCGCTGCTCGTCTTCCTGTTGCCCACCTGCCTCTACCCTTTCGCGTCGTGCTGTGCGCACACCTTCAGCTCCATGTCGCCCCGCGCGCGGCACATCTGCTACTTCCTGGACTACGGCGCGCTCAGCCTCTACAGCCTGG GCTGCGCCTTCCCCTACGCCGCCTACTCCATGCCGGCCTCCTGGCTGCACGGCCGCCTGCACCAGCTCTTTGTGCCCGCCGCCGCACTCAATTCCTTCCTGTGCACCGGCCTCTCCTGTTACTCTCG gttCCGTGAGCTGGAAAGCCCTGGGCTCAGTAAGATCCTCCGCACGGGCGCTTTCGCCTACCCCTTCCTGTTTGACAACCTCCCACTCTTCTATCGG CTGGGActgtgctggggcaggggccacAGCTGTGGGCAAGAGGCGCTAAGCACCAATCATGGCTACCACCTGTTGTGCGCGCTGCTCACTGGTTTTCTCTTCGCCTCTCACCTGCCTGAGCGACTGGCACCGGGACGCTTTGACTACATTG GCCACAGCCACCAGCTCTTCCACGTCTGTGCAGTGCTGGGCACCCACTTCCAGCTGGAAGCGGTGCTGGCTGATATGGAGTCTCGCCAAGCCTGGCTGGCCACACAGGCCACCCCCCTGGGCCTGGCAGGCACAGTGGCCACGCTGGGCTTGGCAGTGGCGGGGAACCTGCTCATCATTGCTGCCTTCACAGCCTCCCTATTTCGGGCCCCTAGTACATGCCCCCTGCTGCAGGGTGGTCCGCCCGAGGGGGGTACTAATGCCAAACAACAGTAA